TTAgtgttctccatctgtacaatggggataatagcactgccctgccccctgggggtATTGTGAGGGtacatacattaaagattgtgaggcactcagatactacagcgatGGGGGCAAAATGAGTACCTAGAAAGATAATGTATAGACAGCCCGATAGAGGTCAGGAGATCAAACCAGCAGGGTTCACCTTTCATCTGCTTATTTAGGATTATATGCTGATGACTAATTAAGTGATGTGTTCTTTTATGATCTTTGTGTAAGTGAAACGAAATATTTGGATATACTCAACCTCTAGTGAAATACAATTTCAAAACAGCTCATATTCTTTGCGCAGTAGAGCTGAGCTGGGCAGAGTAGGTTCTGCTTCATGACTGTTCTTTTCTACCATGTGTTAGAATAGCTGGCTCTGTACCAATCTCACCTCTCCCTGGAAAGTGAGGGGATGAGGAATAGCAGTGAGGCTGTTTGGAAGAACAGGATTACTTCTTGCATGTCTGTCTTGTCAGTTCTGTGTTCACCAGGCTCACTGTAGTTAGGCTATAGCACCAGCAAGCACAGCCATTTTGTCTTTCTTGTTACAGAGCAGGAAAGATTCAACAACTGTAGCTGAACAGGACTGTGGAGATTATATATGTAACAGCATTGTGGTTCCTGCTATCAATGAGTTTTGGGTACCTGAGAATACACAAGCTCCAGAGTCAGCTGATGTCACCGTGTCCAAGTGGGAAAAATTTCTCCTGTCTCCCAGCAGCTGTAATAATGGTAACTTAACCCTTGCAGCACAGAAGAACAGTTGGAAATTAGAGACACAGAGGGCCTCTGCAGGAAACTTTCTAATGGCTGATGGATATCCACAGCAGGAGGAAGATTCTGTATCTCTAGGCACAGGTGCCCAAACTGAAAAGAGCTTCACCAACAATAAGTATATAGCACAGAAATATACCTCAAAGCTTCATAGCACCACACTGGCTGCCAGTGTGCAGACTGCCTTTGACATCAGCCATGCAGCTATTGGGGATGTGCTTTCTGGAAAATATAAGGACCACCTGATTAGGGCAGGGTCTGATGTTGCAGAGAATAATGAAGGCAGGTTGTACTTGGCCTGTACTGTGATGCCAGCAAACTGTTTATCCAAGGACACTGTGACCTTTGCTTCTACAGATCCTTTTGCTAATTCTAGTGGTGTGCCTCAGTGTCTTACTGCTCCAAATAGCAGCCTCTTTTGCACAGATGATGATTTTGATGATGATCTTTGAAAAGTTCCAGGCTCTACACTTTGACTCTCTCTGCCCACCCAAGACTGGCTAGGCTTTTACTTTTCTAGCCAGCCCTCCTACTTCTGCTGCTGAAGTGACTCACTTCAAGTGAGGTGTAGTGTAGCCTAGTAAATATCATTAGTGTTTCTCAGTTTGTTAGAACATTGCACATTTTCATGCTCCATATTTTGCCAGATAGATGGGTGTGGTGAAGTGTTTCCTTTTTAAGCTAGAGTTGGAACATTTATGCTTATCACCTCTataaaaagctgtttttaaaagcctgggttttttccccccaaggtgTGTGATGATCCTTAAAGCCTGTTGGTGTCCCTAGTTTAACAACCCTAGCTGCCTATTGAAATGCTATTGGGAAGGACAGAGTCTTAATTCTAACTTCGGAAGAAAGTGAGGGATTAACACAGAATGAATATCATGAGGGAAATATCCATGATCTTTCTGTTTAAAGAAAAACTGACCTATGAGACTTTTTCCATTCAGGGCAATTATTGGGGGGGTTTCACTGTTCACAAGTGACAGATTTTGCTTGTAATACACTAGTTTCCTCAGGTAGGGCCTTGTACTCTCCTAGCAGCTGTGTCTGAGGAGGATGTTGAAAGGTGGGCTCTTGATCAGCTATAAGCACTAGCTGTGCTTTTCCCCACAGTTCCGGAGGCAAagccctgctgctgcagcataAAGGCCATGGGCTGTACTGTACTGCTAGGCCCTGCTCAGGAGTACTGGGTGCTTTACCCTCTGGTATTGGAGAAGAGCTAATGTTTTGAAAGGTTAATTCCAGAGACAAATGAAGTAAGTGCATCTGTGTCATTACTCTTCTTCCATTACAAATTAACAAACAGAACACTAGTGTGCAGAAAGAGCCTGAGCTTCTACTACTCTACAGCAAAGTAGGAGCCCCCACTCCTGCATTGACTGTTGTAGTCCAGACATGATTTGAGCCAGTCATTCCTCCTAGGGCGAGTGAGGAATCTGGGAAGTGTAGCTGTTCTCTCCAAGGGCTTGGAATTTGCTTCTGGACTAGTAGATGCTATTGGGTTGCTGGCACAATAAGGCAAGAACCCTCCTCTGATACTTGTGTAAGCAGATACCATGAGGGTTGCACTGCTGTAGGTAGAGAATAGTTGCTGCAGAATGAGAAGCAGTTCTTGTCTCAGCAACATTCACAGCTTCTAGAAGTGAGACCATTGATTACTTCTTTACTTTGCCCAAGACCCTGAGTTCTCCCAGGTTGGGTGTTCTTCCTAAACTAAATTCCAGCCCAGATGTATTAGTGCTTTGCAGCTTGTCCCTGGAATGGCTAGGTTACCCTGCAGATTTTACAGTCATATTTCACAAACAAATGAATAAGAGACaagaaattatatttatttttcccaaaaaaggaatcagaaaaaaagagacaatgaCCCCTCTGAAAGGGAGACAAAGAATCAGCGTAGAACTGCTGTTCAGTTATCAGATCACAGGAAAGTGCTCTAGCTTACGCAAATGCCATTAGGAACGAGGTGGTTGCTTGGAATACTGGATGGTATCCAGTGCTGCCCCAATGTCACATTTCTTTGCCTGGAGGAGACGGGTCAGCCATCCACCATCATCAGAGAAACCCATGGAGAGCATCTGGGACAGAGATTCAATCAGGCGGGGGTCTGCTTCTGTTAAATCAAAAGTTACGAGTACAGAGTGGTATTACACCTACAGTGTAATAAACCGAGTAAAGGAGCTGAGGAACTTGTGCTGTACCTACATAACAGCAATCAACTATCACTGTCACCATGTTGTATAGCGAGTTGCTTATCAAGGATATCCCCTTTGACCTGGCTTCCTAAAGAACTTAATGCTATACAGTTCAACAGCACATGCCTTATTGTAAATGCATGATCAAACTTGACTCTAGCTATTCTTCATGTAAGGATGCTGGAGATCAGGCAGTGGCTATTATGGCCCAGTATTCCATTACTGGCTCTCCCTAGAAAATGCCATCTTACTCTTAAGGGGATACTCATAACATCTCTGCCCCTTGTAGGAAGCAAGGGCAGCATTTCCTAATTGGTTGGCTGAATGAACCATAGTTTACTTAGCTAGCTGCTTATAGTGGAATATCCTTACTAAGCATCTCTGAATTTTCCCCCTCTAACACCTAGTATTTACTACTGCCCCATAAATCTTGGGTTTTCCAATTTTATTTAGTGCAGCTGGCAGACTATAGTTTAATTTTTCCAtacacaaactgaagtgaggcgAAAGTGACAAACTATGAGTCATCCAGGGCAATACAAAAACTCACCCTGAAGTTAACTTATTTCTACCACCACTCCAATGAAATGCTGCAAGAGGTGGCTACAAAGTAGCCTTAGCCATAGTTCAGCCACAGACAAGGTTTTCCGCTCTTTGTTCTTACAACCCATATGATGGGCAGCATTAAGGTCCTTATACTAGCAACCCAAGGAACAATAGGCTTTATTGGAAAGGGACAGGTGGTTGACCAAAATAGCTACACACCTGGTGGGAGATGTGGGTAGAGTGCAGCTTCTCGTAGTCCTGTAGGTCCTGGTCTGGGGGGAACCTGAAATGGGTCTAAAGAGCTGGGACCCTGTCTCTCTGGAATTTGGAGAGACTGCAGTTCACCTGTGGAGGGATCCACTTCTTTTGAAGATAAGTGGGTCCAGTCCTCATCACCCCCTGCAGAACTACTGGATTCACCCTGTTCCTGTAAGTGTAAAGACAAAGGAGCCAATGTCTTGCACAGTTCTCCAGGTAGGATGCAAGCTCTGCTGTTATCTACCAACTACATGAAAAAGGCTTATTCCTTTCTTTTAGTGAGAGGAGTTTATGGGATTGAATGCTAAGAGCCCAACAGAAGTATCTACACTGTGATTTGTGCTATTGAAATCCATTCCAATGATGCTACTTAGTTTATAGTAGGAAGAACCAGAACGGGGCAAAAAGGAACTTGTCATGTCTGTCATCTAGTAAAGGAATTCACATACCTGCGACAGGAAATTGCTGTCTTCCATATGTGTGGAGGGAGGCTCTATCACCATCTCCTGCATCTGCTCTGTAATAGAATCTTCTTTCTCAGTGACAGATTCTTTACTCCCTTCTGGTTTGGGCTGGCCATTTTGTCTAGTGGCACTACCTCCAGGCTCCGTATCACTCTTCTGTGAACTTGGACACGGGGGAGTCACTTTGCTTTTTTGTCCCCCATGTTCCACATCAATATCTACTTCAATGCCTAGAAAACAGTTGAGGGGGAGAAGAGTCAGTACACTTGTCTCCAGAATACAGTCCTGGACGTTCCTTCAGTGATCTCACATTAATCTGTTATTTTAAACGGGGCAGGAGAAGGaagaagtggggggtgggggactgtTCTATTTTCATCTACAGCATCTCATCCCCTCCAGGGTACCTGAAGTCTAGCACTTAGAATTCCACATGGAGCACCAGCTTGGTGCACATTTTCATGTATACTGTTGTACATGTGCTTCACCTCCTCATGTCAGAGAGAGGTGCTCATTACATTCACTTAGAGGACGAAGGAGGGAACTATAATTTATACTCTCACAGGAGCCAGATGAGTCCCTTGAGTCACCACTGATTCTTCCCAGTTAAATACTGACATTACACAGTAAAGTAGCATATGCCTCATCTTTTGCCTCAGTCTGAAGAATGACACTCCTAATGTCTCTCGTATGTTTGTTGGAGAATAGACCTTCACTCACTCCCACTTCACTGAGATGTGGAGAAACATGGAGGTTGCCAAGCTGAGTGGCCAGAAATGGCTCAGGTCTCCTGTGAGGCAGAAGTAGGCCACTATTCCTGTGGATACAAGCTATGGTAAAATGCTGGATTTGGGATAGCAGATTAAAAGTCACTTACCAAGAGGACTCAGCATGGCTGCAACACTCTCCCCAACATTCTTTAAAAAGGTGACATTGTGGTCCTGGGACTGGCTGTTaaaggcttctttaaaaaaaatttaaaaaaaaattaggtactGCAGGTTAACAGAAATTAGGAGTACCATGCACAATCTATTTCTTCCTTAAGTTTAAAGAGGGGTTTTGGTAATTCTACCAGACCATCctatcacacacacccccccttccCTTTAATCATCATTAAGTTCCAGCAAAcctggtttaaaaatatttaaaagtacaAACTGAATCCAAAGACTCCACACTACTCTGCAAAAGTGATCAGTTATTTCACCTTGAATACTACATTGACCAAGTCATTCCATCCTTACCTTGCTCAGGGTCTGGATTTTGGGGTGCAGCACTGGCTTGTGCCTGCCCAGAGTTTTCACATGGAGTGGCAGGACCAgggtgcccccagccatgcatcCATGCAAAGGGTGGAACCCCATGTCTCATCTTACGAAGCCAGCGACCTCTGGGAAAccactggggagagggagaacgGGAAAGTTACATGAATCCACATATTTAGACAGAGTATTCTAAGTATAAGCCACAAGATACAGCTACCTAATATCTACAGTTTATCCTACATTTAGCGGTCCTCTACAGGCTCCCCTCTAGACCAGTCCTTCCCCATGCTAGAAGTTAGTTTTGCTCACCTCAAATGGATTGAGCAGCGGGCTTTGAAACATGATCATGTTGTGCTCCTTGTGGATGCCTTTCCCCTCACAGGTGCTGCATAGGTCATAGTCTGGGCAAATAGTGCATTTGAATCGAGCACCTACCACTGGTCCCTCACAGCCATCACAGATCACATTGGGGTGCACCACACTGGGGGGACGCTCCTGGTTGCACTGTGAACGATGCTCACGTCTGCACTCCTTTTTCTCTAAAAAGAAGATGCCTTTATAGTACAAAGGAAACAGGTAGATTGCCATTTTAAGTCTTTAAAGGAGTATGATCCAGTGAAAGTTTCTGTACATGTATTTAGTAGTACATAATATGCACACATTAGTAGGGCTTCAATGACAAGAGCTAATCAGAGGTGCCCATCATGCCTACTTATGCACTATTCACAGGATTCATATTGAATAGGATTATGAGTGGAAGATGATGGAAGGAGCTGTCTGCAGTATgatagtttgagaatccctgcactAGTTTATATAGATGCTACTTGCAATATTGTTTAGAGGTTACAGAAACCACAGGATTTTAGTGGATTACTTCTTCTGAAATAGATGAGCATTTGTTTGAGTCACATTCCCAATTATTTTAATTCAAAGGTATAAGGTATCAATCCTCAAGCCGTTGTTTTTAGAACAATGGAAAGTTCTCCGTTTACTTTAAGCTTTCCATTAGTTTATCTGCACTCAGGCAAGAGtgccatttttaaatgttaagttATGTGATTCCCTCCTGAGACTGGTAAATCTCCTTTTTTAAGAGTTCCATCTTAGACTACTGCATTAGAGGTTTTGCACAGACAAGAATGGATGCTCTTGCCTTCAACTTTTGCTGCTTACCGCAACATCTAGTCTgtaagaacaatttttttttttttaaatgacaggtttcagagtaacagccgtgttagtctgtattcacaaaaagaaaaaaagagtacttgtggcaccttagagactaaccaatttatttgagcataagctttcgtgagcttatgctcaaataaattggttagtctctaaggtgccataagtcctcttttttttaattcttccctTCCGTCATTAGTCAGGATACTACCTCTACTACATCGTTCGTTGTACGATTTAGACTAAAGACATACGCAGGAAAAAGCCAGCATAAATCTGGATCAGAGCATGATATTGAGACCAGTCTATTCAATAGCTCCTGACTAGTTCTCATGTGAaggggtatttaaaaaaaaaaaaaaaaacaaaaaaccaccacaccCACAAGAGTTCTAGAAGAAGTGGTCTGCTTTGCTGAATATATTGCAACTGCTAGTGTCCCTCTTAAAAATCAGAGCCAAAAGTCAGCAATGCCCCTCAAGTGTTAGCTTTTCCAGGTTGGATTTTTACATTGTTGCTCCAGTGCAAGAATCATTAGAGGACTGGTCCTCAGAACTAAGTTATGCATTAAGGAAGTAGTTTCACACCCCAAACCTACACTTAATGAAATGTAATCACAATCGGTTTCTCAAGGCTGAGAATGGATAACTTTTTGCCCCACTTCAGCAGCCTTATAACTTCCACAGTCTATTCCATTCCTTAACTTGTATCATGCCAGTACCAAGATCCATCAAGTTTGTGCCCCATTGTTCCAGGCATCATGCAAACATCGTAAGACACAATACAAACTTTTCAGAGAATTTTAGAGAAAACAAGCAGGTTATATAGACAGGAAGggagggacaaggagcagtgATATGCAAACTGTGCATGTCTCAGTCTTTGAAGCTATGCGAGCAGAGCGTAAAGGTATATGTGAGCACTGACTCCAACCATCAGAGTGCTACTATGAGATATGTTAAAATGCTAGTAAAATCAGAGAGGAGTACTGAATGAGTCATGATTAAGAATGAAATTGCACAACTCTTCTCATCGGTGGATAGTGCTAGTGAAGGTCCAGccatgttattttttttcttagagTAACCATCCAATAAGGTGAATTTTGTATTAGAGTAGAATCTGACAGTGGATTTTCTAGTTTATTCCCTGCTCAGCAAAATTGAATAGGGTTCCTCCAAGCCCATAAACACCTTTTTTATGCTTTGTTCACCCTGCCTTCAAGGGACCCATATCACAGTACCATCCTTGTAGCAGAGGAAGGCAAGTGTGCTTCCTTGCCTATTGCTCCTGAAGCAGCCAATGTGTTCACCCTTCCTCAGGTACTCTGAGTATTACCTCTGCCATACTCAGTAACTCATTACAGAAGCACAATGCCAACCATGTGTCTCTTTGTGGTGGTATAGAGGCTCTCAAGGGCTAAGGTTACCTTTGATGTAAATACGAAAAATGCCATCCTTCACATATGGCAGTGCCATCTTGAGTTCTTCGTCACTGGAGAAGGCAATCATGTCCCCATCTTCATCTGGAGAAGACAGAGATTGATAAACTGGATAGAAGTGATAATCGGGAAGAGATGCAAGTAAGTCCTTGTTTTCATACAGTGACTTAGGCTCAGTAATCTTAAGTATTTTGCTAAGAATGGAGACTAACAATCAAGCAACACCTCACTGCTTTGTATGTTAGAACCTGTCTGTTAAGAGAGAGGGAATAAAAATGTTGATTATCTACCCTCGCCTCAAAATGGCACTTGGTTCTTACTCACAGAACCCAGATTAAGCAAAAGGGGACAGTAAAACcaattacagtaaaagctttgttatctggcatgttgggggggtggagggtgctgGTAAAtcaaattccagttaactaagagggagggagtttgggtgcaggaggaggctcagagattggagtgcaggaggggttttggggtgccgGATCAAGGCCACGCTCACTTTGCGGAGGCACCCCACAAGAAGGAACCTGTCTcggcagctcctaggcagaggtgcagccagaggctctgcgcgctgcctcagcccacaggtgccgcccccagcagctctcattggctgcggttcccagctaatgggcgttgtggagccagcactcagggcaggggcagcacgcagagctgtctagccacacctccgcctaggagcagcagggacatgtcgccacttgTGAAGAGCTTCCCAAGGTGAGCGCTGCCCGGATCCAGCACCCCAaagccccaaccccttgccccacgtccccttccacacccaaactccctcccggagcctgcgcccccctcccacactccaaacctcttgTGGCcgttcctccacctaggagcagcaggaacatgttgctgcttctgtgcagccacgcag
Above is a genomic segment from Natator depressus isolate rNatDep1 chromosome 8, rNatDep2.hap1, whole genome shotgun sequence containing:
- the MRNIP gene encoding MRN complex-interacting protein isoform X2, with protein sequence MGQRFRVLRCFSCGTFQVHQAYGQGSASDCRRHVQKLNLLRAGTEVAAEGTSWCIEESLNDNKENTAVPQEENMGWQEEEVEFSPVVSRWNKYLDKDSEDQEEEVYTDREQLNSHKRNIVEEQRKRKSSFCQNDAQECFEEKGIYGLADQAKKVKTFESRKDSTTVAEQDCGDYICNSIVVPAINEFWVPENTQAPESADVTVSKWEKFLLSPSSCNNGNLTLAAQKNSWKLETQRASAGNFLMADGYPQQEEDSVSLGTGAQTEKSFTNNKYIAQKYTSKLHSTTLAASVQTAFDISHAAIGDVLSGKYKDHLIRAGSDVAENNEGRLYLACTVMPANCLSKDTVTFASTDPFANSSGVPQCLTAPNSSLFCTDDDFDDDL
- the SQSTM1 gene encoding sequestosome-1 isoform X1 encodes the protein MAALTVKAFLLGKEEAVREIRRFALAPPARYPEVRDKVCEIFPGLLRAGAAPGTFQMHYKDEDGDMIAFSSDEELKMALPYVKDGIFRIYIKGIFFLEKKECRREHRSQCNQERPPSVVHPNVICDGCEGPVVGARFKCTICPDYDLCSTCEGKGIHKEHNMIMFQSPLLNPFEWFPRGRWLRKMRHGVPPFAWMHGWGHPGPATPCENSGQAQASAAPQNPDPEQEAFNSQSQDHNVTFLKNVGESVAAMLSPLGIEVDIDVEHGGQKSKVTPPCPSSQKSDTEPGGSATRQNGQPKPEGSKESVTEKEDSITEQMQEMVIEPPSTHMEDSNFLSQEQGESSSSAGGDEDWTHLSSKEVDPSTGELQSLQIPERQGPSSLDPFQVPPRPGPTGLREAALYPHLPPEADPRLIESLSQMLSMGFSDDGGWLTRLLQAKKCDIGAALDTIQYSKQPPRS
- the SQSTM1 gene encoding sequestosome-1 isoform X3; this encodes MAALTVKAFLLGKEEAVREIRRFALAPPARYPEVRDKVCEIFPGLLRAGAAPGTFQMHYKDEDGDMIAFSSDEELKMALPYVKDGIFRIYIKEKKECRREHRSQCNQERPPSVVHPNVICDGCEGPVVGARFKCTICPDYDLCSTCEGKGIHKEHNMIMFQSPLLNPFEWFPRGRWLRKMRHGVPPFAWMHGWGHPGPATPCENSGQAQASAAPQNPDPEQEAFNSQSQDHNVTFLKNVGESVAAMLSPLGIEVDIDVEHGGQKSKVTPPCPSSQKSDTEPGGSATRQNGQPKPEGSKESVTEKEDSITEQMQEMVIEPPSTHMEDSNFLSQEQGESSSSAGGDEDWTHLSSKEVDPSTGELQSLQIPERQGPSSLDPFQVPPRPGPTGLREAALYPHLPPEADPRLIESLSQMLSMGFSDDGGWLTRLLQAKKCDIGAALDTIQYSKQPPRS
- the MRNIP gene encoding MRN complex-interacting protein isoform X1, with the translated sequence MGQRFRVLRCFSCGTFQVHQVKKSKKWSCKVCGEKQLLLKAYGQGSASDCRRHVQKLNLLRAGTEVAAEGTSWCIEESLNDNKENTAVPQEENMGWQEEEVEFSPVVSRWNKYLDKDSEDQEEEVYTDREQLNSHKRNIVEEQRKRKSSFCQNDAQECFEEKGIYGLADQAKKVKTFESRKDSTTVAEQDCGDYICNSIVVPAINEFWVPENTQAPESADVTVSKWEKFLLSPSSCNNGNLTLAAQKNSWKLETQRASAGNFLMADGYPQQEEDSVSLGTGAQTEKSFTNNKYIAQKYTSKLHSTTLAASVQTAFDISHAAIGDVLSGKYKDHLIRAGSDVAENNEGRLYLACTVMPANCLSKDTVTFASTDPFANSSGVPQCLTAPNSSLFCTDDDFDDDL
- the SQSTM1 gene encoding sequestosome-1 isoform X5, which translates into the protein MAALTVKAFLLGKEEAVREIRRFALAPPARYPEVRDKVCEIFPGLLRAGAAPGTFQMHYKDEDGDMIAFSSDEELKMALPYVKDGIFRIYIKEKKECRREHRSQCNQERPPSVVHPNVICDGCEGPVWFPRGRWLRKMRHGVPPFAWMHGWGHPGPATPCENSGQAQASAAPQNPDPEQEAFNSQSQDHNVTFLKNVGESVAAMLSPLGIEVDIDVEHGGQKSKVTPPCPSSQKSDTEPGGSATRQNGQPKPEGSKESVTEKEDSITEQMQEMVIEPPSTHMEDSNFLSQEQGESSSSAGGDEDWTHLSSKEVDPSTGELQSLQIPERQGPSSLDPFQVPPRPGPTGLREAALYPHLPPEADPRLIESLSQMLSMGFSDDGGWLTRLLQAKKCDIGAALDTIQYSKQPPRS
- the SQSTM1 gene encoding sequestosome-1 isoform X2 — translated: MAALTVKAFLLGKEEAVREIRRFALAPPARYPEVRDKVCEIFPGLLRAGAAPGTFQMHYKDEDGDMIAFSSDEELKMALPYVKDGIFRIYIKGIFFLEKKECRREHRSQCNQERPPSVVHPNVICDGCEGPVVGARFKCTICPDYDLCSTCEGKGIHKEHNMIMFQSPLLNPFEWFPRGRWLRKMRHGVPPFAWMHGWGHPGPATPCENSGQAQASAAPQNPDPEQAFNSQSQDHNVTFLKNVGESVAAMLSPLGIEVDIDVEHGGQKSKVTPPCPSSQKSDTEPGGSATRQNGQPKPEGSKESVTEKEDSITEQMQEMVIEPPSTHMEDSNFLSQEQGESSSSAGGDEDWTHLSSKEVDPSTGELQSLQIPERQGPSSLDPFQVPPRPGPTGLREAALYPHLPPEADPRLIESLSQMLSMGFSDDGGWLTRLLQAKKCDIGAALDTIQYSKQPPRS
- the SQSTM1 gene encoding sequestosome-1 isoform X4; its protein translation is MAALTVKAFLLGKEEAVREIRRFALAPPARYPEVRDKVCEIFPGLLRAGAAPGTFQMHYKDEDGDMIAFSSDEELKMALPYVKDGIFRIYIKGIFFLEKKECRREHRSQCNQERPPSVVHPNVICDGCEGPVWFPRGRWLRKMRHGVPPFAWMHGWGHPGPATPCENSGQAQASAAPQNPDPEQEAFNSQSQDHNVTFLKNVGESVAAMLSPLGIEVDIDVEHGGQKSKVTPPCPSSQKSDTEPGGSATRQNGQPKPEGSKESVTEKEDSITEQMQEMVIEPPSTHMEDSNFLSQEQGESSSSAGGDEDWTHLSSKEVDPSTGELQSLQIPERQGPSSLDPFQVPPRPGPTGLREAALYPHLPPEADPRLIESLSQMLSMGFSDDGGWLTRLLQAKKCDIGAALDTIQYSKQPPRS